The following proteins come from a genomic window of Euwallacea fornicatus isolate EFF26 chromosome 9, ASM4011564v1, whole genome shotgun sequence:
- the pico gene encoding ras-associated and pleckstrin homology domains-containing protein 1 isoform X3 has translation MKRFICRGSFRSSKVVDKNEDNKVVKLSDTPEIQLVRSSSFTKTERSSFRKIFVSKLPDATVSRRISLESANEGLDPSAHLRPLNSEIAAPRIDSYRFSMANLEDSQDVDLDAILGELCALETVCDQEIGHARESKRFSDVQKLSLHESRTHSRSSSETSRGLTEDSILGGKNESGRTESPDNDSAFSDTVSMLSSESSASSGGSGAKPQTLNLQNIHQDDASRIKAEKIRMAMEKIKEANIQKLFVKVFTTDGSAKSLLVDEKMLCSYVTRLLADKNHVKMDPKWAIVEHLPDLYMERFYEDHELLVDNLLLWTRESKNKIYFVERHDKMKLFTQPEHFLLSSTDKSNSVDYDEHSRNMLLEDFFASTNGSLPEVEGPLYLKADSKKGWKKYHFVLRASGLYYFPKEKIKSAKDLVCLATFDNNQVYYGVGWRKKYKAPTDYCFAIKHPRLQEPKSTKFIKYLCAEDHVTLEKWIIGMRIAKFGKQLMYNYRALMDELAQEEMDILASARSCSVQSIAVQSIQSNSTTPTQGYSGSEAGYGTASGSEIYSATSEASSSSGRHSRASSSSSSGCMSDGAPSSCENAFDSEFPMGTIKRKPSMKPNLPLTNMTRQLKEVGETRDEIDGILATSPVSYTNTGTLTKRHNRRKSNNSNDDSSNSGTLKRQHSYKTRGSIESMGNRSGNSTPLCGTPVRERVSPFGERTSPFGERPPSASSMRNSPMSPPNGLELSCMTDSITSLPPPPETNGDVINDSPSYQLPPPPPEVYNSNLSLDSLPPPPNPGDLPPMTGCELTGSQLSLMSLPPPPGEDTGTIRRRKDTGSANSSATATPTNVLSPERTPTQGMSPDQTPTHSRLNTPCVSPPSGSNCPTPTQSSPPNGFSPSTRSINNSMYGQSSPIYGQNHDRNLSNGISHHQSPPSYVNPPQYRHSNTLPSSPAFNNNNGLKSSLRQVSLPRQISQNSIASTNSSGSSGNTSVFEQRNSPVNQRKVAFQEPISPKKGNKKISFNLTPQEVPPLPKKPAPPVRSESTKLTSPKKLAEPTKDFLRDLQRVMRKKWQVAQKCKLEPETTPHEVLGFRDPPVLLPDYKEHNVSNWVKEHYGSNVYENVYRDEADAVVEYVSSPMHFSRNDLRSSKRPPPPPPKRSETTHLSTPKTH, from the exons GGTCTTGACCCTTCAGCACACCTGAGACCCCTGAATTCCGAGATCGCGGCACCTAGGATAGACAGCTATAGGTTTTCTATGGCCAATCTGGAAGATTCACAAGATGTGGATTTGGATGCCATACTGGGCGAACTTTGCGCACTGGAGACAGTTTGCGATCAAGAAATTGGTCACGCAAGAGAGAGTAAACGATTTTCAG ATGTTCAAAAGTTGTCCCTTCATGAATCTCGAACACACAGTCGATCTTCATCCGAGACCTCCCGCGGATTGACGGAGGATTCGATTCTCGGGGGCAAAAACGAATCTGGAAGAACTGAATCCCCGGACAACGATTCAGCTTTCAGTGATACTGTCTCTATGTTGTCAAGCGAATCCTCGGCAAGTAGTGGAGGAAGTGGGGCCAAGCCACAAACTTTGAATCTTCAAAACATTCATCAG gATGATGCGTCGAGAATAAAAGCCGAAAAGATTCGGATGgcgatggaaaaaattaaagaagccAACATCCAGAAGCTCTTTGTGAAAGTCTTCACAACCGACGGATCCGCTAAGTCGTTATTGGTGGATGAAAAAATGCTGTGTTCCTATGTGACCAGGTTGTTAGCGGATAAAAACCACGTAAAAATGGATCCCAAGTGGGCCATCGTCGAGCATTTGCCAGATCTCTATATGG AGCGGTTTTATGAAGATCATGAACTGCTAGTAGACAATCTTCTCCTGTGGACCAGagaatcgaaaaataaaatttatttcgtcGAGCGGCATGATAAGATGAAACTATTCACCCAACCCGAACATTTCCTCCTCTCTTCAACAGACAAATCTAATTCTGTAGACTACGATGAACATTCGAGAAATATGCTCTTGGAGGACTTTTTTGCATCTACAAATGGCAGCCTTCCGGag GTTGAAGGACCCCTCTACCTCAAAGCTGACTCAAAAAAAGGCTGGAAAAAGTACCATTTCGTGCTGCGGGCCTCAGGACTCTATTATTTTCCCAAAGAAAAGATTAAAAGCGCCAAAGATTTAGTGTGTTTGGCCACTTTTGATAACAATCAG GTTTATTATGGGGTAGGATGGAGAAAGAAATACAAAGCACCGACTGATTATTGCTTTGCAATTAAACATCCAAGACTGCAAGAaccaaaatcaacaaaattcatTAAGTACCTGTGCGCAGAAGACCATGTGACTCTAGAGAAATGGATTATAGGAATGAGAATAGCAAAGTTTGGGAAACAGCTCATGTATAATTACAG GGCTTTAATGGACGAATTGGCACAAGAAGAAATGGACATTTTGGCTAGTGCAAGAAGTTGTTCCGTACAGTCGATCGCAGTTCAGAGCATACAATCAAATAGCACAACTCCAACTCAAGG ATACTCTGGAAGTGAAGCAGGATATGGTACTGCATCTGGAAGCGAGATTTATTCTGCTACAAGTGAAGCGAGTTCGAGTTCTGGACGTCACAGCAGAGCCAGTAGTTCAAGTTCCAGTGGGTGCATGTCCGACGGAGCACCTTCAAGCTGTGAAAATGCTTTTGATTCTGAATTTCCAATGG GcacaataaaacgaaaaccgTCAATGAAACCCAACCTGCCATTAACTAACATGACCAGGCAACTTAAAGAAGTAGGAGAAACTAGAGACGAAATCGATGGTATTTTGGCAACCAGCCCTGTTTCATACACTAATACCGGAACTTTAACTAAAAGGCACAATAg GCGGAAATCGAACAATTCCAATGACGATTCATCTAATAGCGGGACATTAAAACGGCAACACTCTTACAAGACCAGAGGCTCTATTGAGTCCATGGGGAACCGAAGCGGAAATTCTACCCCACTTTGTGGGACTCCTGTTCGCGAGAGAGTTAGCCCGTTTGGAGAAAGAACAAGTCCATTTGGCGAAAGGCCTCCAAGCGCCTCGTCGATGCGGAATTCGCCTATGTCACCTCCGAATGGTTTGGAGTTGTCTTGCATG acTGACTCTATTACATCACTGCCACCACCCCCAGAAACTAACGGCGACGTTATCAACGACTCTCCAAGTTATCAGCTGCCGCCACCTCCGCCGGAAGTTTATAACTCCAATCTCTCTCTTGATAGTCTACCTCCACCGCCTAACCCTGGCGATTTACCGCCGATGACCGGCTGTGAACTAACTGGAAGTCAACTTAGCTTAATGTCGTTGCCTCCTCCTCCGGGTGAAGATACGGGGACCATACGAAGAAGAAAAGATACCGGAAGCGCCAATTCGAGTGCAACGGCAACTCCCACTAATGTTCTAAGTCCTGAAAGGACTCCTACTCAGGGAATGTCCCCCGATCAAACCCCTACACATTCTAGACTGAACACCCCATGCGTGAGTCCTCCATCGGGATCAAATTGTCCCACACCGACTCAGAGCAGCCCACCTAATGGCTTTAGCCCCAGTACTAGAAGTATAAATAATAGTATGTATGGTCAAAGTAGCCCAATTTATGGTCAGAATCATGACAGAAACCTGTCAAATGGGATTAGCCACCACCAATCTCCTCCTTCATATGTTAATCCACCGCAATATAGACATTCTAATACCTTACCATCTAGCCCCgcttttaacaataacaacgGATTGAAATCTTCGTTGAGGCAAGTCTCTTTGCCTAgacaaatatctcaaaatagCATTGCCTCAACTAACAGTAGCGGCTCATCGGGAAATACTTCGGTTTTCGAGCAAAGAAATTCCCCCGTAAATCAAAGGAAAGTGGCCTTTCAGGAGCCTATAAGCCCGAAGAAAGGCAATAAGAAAATTAGCTTCAATCTGACTCCTCAGGAGGTTCCTCCTTTACCGAAAAAACCGGCACCTCCAGTTAGGTCAGAATCTACCAAGCTCACTAGCCCTAAGAAATTGGCAGAACCTACAAAGGATTTTCTGCGTGATTTGCAGAGGGTGATGAGAAAAAAGTGGCAAGTCGCACAAAAGTGCAAGTTGGAACCCGAAACTACACCTCATGAGGTTTTGGGCTTTAGGGATCCTCCAGTATTGCTTCCAGACTATAAGGAACACAACGTCTCCAATTGGGTGAAGGAACATTATGGTTCAAATGTCTACGAAAATGTTTATAGGGATGAAGCAGATGCGGTGGTGGAATATGTTTCATCTCCGATGCATTTTAGTAGGAACGATTTGAGAAGTTCGAAACGACCGCCACCTCCTCCGCCGAAGAGGAGCGAGACAACGCATTTGAGTACGCCTAAGACGCATTGA
- the pico gene encoding ras-associated and pleckstrin homology domains-containing protein 1 isoform X7: protein MFKNWKFGSKQGLDPSAHLRPLNSEIAAPRIDSYRFSMANLEDSQDVDLDAILGELCALETVCDQEIGHARESKRFSDVQKLSLHESRTHSRSSSETSRGLTEDSILGGKNESGRTESPDNDSAFSDTVSMLSSESSASSGGSGAKPQTLNLQNIHQDDASRIKAEKIRMAMEKIKEANIQKLFVKVFTTDGSAKSLLVDEKMLCSYVTRLLADKNHVKMDPKWAIVEHLPDLYMERFYEDHELLVDNLLLWTRESKNKIYFVERHDKMKLFTQPEHFLLSSTDKSNSVDYDEHSRNMLLEDFFASTNGSLPEVILFQDLLRNTLRNHSVLLQQVEGPLYLKADSKKGWKKYHFVLRASGLYYFPKEKIKSAKDLVCLATFDNNQVYYGVGWRKKYKAPTDYCFAIKHPRLQEPKSTKFIKYLCAEDHVTLEKWIIGMRIAKFGKQLMYNYRALMDELAQEEMDILASARSCSVQSIAVQSIQSNSTTPTQGYSGSEAGYGTASGSEIYSATSEASSSSGRHSRASSSSSSGCMSDGAPSSCENAFDSEFPMGTIKRKPSMKPNLPLTNMTRQLKEVGETRDEIDGILATSPVSYTNTGTLTKRHNRRKSNNSNDDSSNSGTLKRQHSYKTRGSIESMGNRSGNSTPLCGTPVRERVSPFGERTSPFGERPPSASSMRNSPMSPPNGLELSCMTDSITSLPPPPETNGDVINDSPSYQLPPPPPEVYNSNLSLDSLPPPPNPGDLPPMTGCELTGSQLSLMSLPPPPGEDTGTIRRRKDTGSANSSATATPTNVLSPERTPTQGMSPDQTPTHSRLNTPCVSPPSGSNCPTPTQSSPPNGFSPSTRSINNSMYGQSSPIYGQNHDRNLSNGISHHQSPPSYVNPPQYRHSNTLPSSPAFNNNNGLKSSLRQVSLPRQISQNSIASTNSSGSSGNTSVFEQRNSPVNQRKVAFQEPISPKKGNKKISFNLTPQEVPPLPKKPAPPVRSESTKLTSPKKLAEPTKDFLRDLQRVMRKKWQVAQKCKLEPETTPHEVLGFRDPPVLLPDYKEHNVSNWVKEHYGSNVYENVYRDEADAVVEYVSSPMHFSRNDLRSSKRPPPPPPKRSETTHLSTPKTH, encoded by the exons GGTCTTGACCCTTCAGCACACCTGAGACCCCTGAATTCCGAGATCGCGGCACCTAGGATAGACAGCTATAGGTTTTCTATGGCCAATCTGGAAGATTCACAAGATGTGGATTTGGATGCCATACTGGGCGAACTTTGCGCACTGGAGACAGTTTGCGATCAAGAAATTGGTCACGCAAGAGAGAGTAAACGATTTTCAG ATGTTCAAAAGTTGTCCCTTCATGAATCTCGAACACACAGTCGATCTTCATCCGAGACCTCCCGCGGATTGACGGAGGATTCGATTCTCGGGGGCAAAAACGAATCTGGAAGAACTGAATCCCCGGACAACGATTCAGCTTTCAGTGATACTGTCTCTATGTTGTCAAGCGAATCCTCGGCAAGTAGTGGAGGAAGTGGGGCCAAGCCACAAACTTTGAATCTTCAAAACATTCATCAG gATGATGCGTCGAGAATAAAAGCCGAAAAGATTCGGATGgcgatggaaaaaattaaagaagccAACATCCAGAAGCTCTTTGTGAAAGTCTTCACAACCGACGGATCCGCTAAGTCGTTATTGGTGGATGAAAAAATGCTGTGTTCCTATGTGACCAGGTTGTTAGCGGATAAAAACCACGTAAAAATGGATCCCAAGTGGGCCATCGTCGAGCATTTGCCAGATCTCTATATGG AGCGGTTTTATGAAGATCATGAACTGCTAGTAGACAATCTTCTCCTGTGGACCAGagaatcgaaaaataaaatttatttcgtcGAGCGGCATGATAAGATGAAACTATTCACCCAACCCGAACATTTCCTCCTCTCTTCAACAGACAAATCTAATTCTGTAGACTACGATGAACATTCGAGAAATATGCTCTTGGAGGACTTTTTTGCATCTACAAATGGCAGCCTTCCGGaggtaattttgtttcaaGACTTACTTCGGAACACGTTGAGAAACCATTCTGTTCTTTTACAACAGGTTGAAGGACCCCTCTACCTCAAAGCTGACTCAAAAAAAGGCTGGAAAAAGTACCATTTCGTGCTGCGGGCCTCAGGACTCTATTATTTTCCCAAAGAAAAGATTAAAAGCGCCAAAGATTTAGTGTGTTTGGCCACTTTTGATAACAATCAG GTTTATTATGGGGTAGGATGGAGAAAGAAATACAAAGCACCGACTGATTATTGCTTTGCAATTAAACATCCAAGACTGCAAGAaccaaaatcaacaaaattcatTAAGTACCTGTGCGCAGAAGACCATGTGACTCTAGAGAAATGGATTATAGGAATGAGAATAGCAAAGTTTGGGAAACAGCTCATGTATAATTACAG GGCTTTAATGGACGAATTGGCACAAGAAGAAATGGACATTTTGGCTAGTGCAAGAAGTTGTTCCGTACAGTCGATCGCAGTTCAGAGCATACAATCAAATAGCACAACTCCAACTCAAGG ATACTCTGGAAGTGAAGCAGGATATGGTACTGCATCTGGAAGCGAGATTTATTCTGCTACAAGTGAAGCGAGTTCGAGTTCTGGACGTCACAGCAGAGCCAGTAGTTCAAGTTCCAGTGGGTGCATGTCCGACGGAGCACCTTCAAGCTGTGAAAATGCTTTTGATTCTGAATTTCCAATGG GcacaataaaacgaaaaccgTCAATGAAACCCAACCTGCCATTAACTAACATGACCAGGCAACTTAAAGAAGTAGGAGAAACTAGAGACGAAATCGATGGTATTTTGGCAACCAGCCCTGTTTCATACACTAATACCGGAACTTTAACTAAAAGGCACAATAg GCGGAAATCGAACAATTCCAATGACGATTCATCTAATAGCGGGACATTAAAACGGCAACACTCTTACAAGACCAGAGGCTCTATTGAGTCCATGGGGAACCGAAGCGGAAATTCTACCCCACTTTGTGGGACTCCTGTTCGCGAGAGAGTTAGCCCGTTTGGAGAAAGAACAAGTCCATTTGGCGAAAGGCCTCCAAGCGCCTCGTCGATGCGGAATTCGCCTATGTCACCTCCGAATGGTTTGGAGTTGTCTTGCATG acTGACTCTATTACATCACTGCCACCACCCCCAGAAACTAACGGCGACGTTATCAACGACTCTCCAAGTTATCAGCTGCCGCCACCTCCGCCGGAAGTTTATAACTCCAATCTCTCTCTTGATAGTCTACCTCCACCGCCTAACCCTGGCGATTTACCGCCGATGACCGGCTGTGAACTAACTGGAAGTCAACTTAGCTTAATGTCGTTGCCTCCTCCTCCGGGTGAAGATACGGGGACCATACGAAGAAGAAAAGATACCGGAAGCGCCAATTCGAGTGCAACGGCAACTCCCACTAATGTTCTAAGTCCTGAAAGGACTCCTACTCAGGGAATGTCCCCCGATCAAACCCCTACACATTCTAGACTGAACACCCCATGCGTGAGTCCTCCATCGGGATCAAATTGTCCCACACCGACTCAGAGCAGCCCACCTAATGGCTTTAGCCCCAGTACTAGAAGTATAAATAATAGTATGTATGGTCAAAGTAGCCCAATTTATGGTCAGAATCATGACAGAAACCTGTCAAATGGGATTAGCCACCACCAATCTCCTCCTTCATATGTTAATCCACCGCAATATAGACATTCTAATACCTTACCATCTAGCCCCgcttttaacaataacaacgGATTGAAATCTTCGTTGAGGCAAGTCTCTTTGCCTAgacaaatatctcaaaatagCATTGCCTCAACTAACAGTAGCGGCTCATCGGGAAATACTTCGGTTTTCGAGCAAAGAAATTCCCCCGTAAATCAAAGGAAAGTGGCCTTTCAGGAGCCTATAAGCCCGAAGAAAGGCAATAAGAAAATTAGCTTCAATCTGACTCCTCAGGAGGTTCCTCCTTTACCGAAAAAACCGGCACCTCCAGTTAGGTCAGAATCTACCAAGCTCACTAGCCCTAAGAAATTGGCAGAACCTACAAAGGATTTTCTGCGTGATTTGCAGAGGGTGATGAGAAAAAAGTGGCAAGTCGCACAAAAGTGCAAGTTGGAACCCGAAACTACACCTCATGAGGTTTTGGGCTTTAGGGATCCTCCAGTATTGCTTCCAGACTATAAGGAACACAACGTCTCCAATTGGGTGAAGGAACATTATGGTTCAAATGTCTACGAAAATGTTTATAGGGATGAAGCAGATGCGGTGGTGGAATATGTTTCATCTCCGATGCATTTTAGTAGGAACGATTTGAGAAGTTCGAAACGACCGCCACCTCCTCCGCCGAAGAGGAGCGAGACAACGCATTTGAGTACGCCTAAGACGCATTGA
- the pico gene encoding amyloid beta A4 precursor protein-binding family B member 1-interacting protein isoform X5 has product MSRLNDVTDGQDGGESDSEDPEQLLNDILGELDNFTGGLDPSAHLRPLNSEIAAPRIDSYRFSMANLEDSQDVDLDAILGELCALETVCDQEIGHARESKRFSDVQKLSLHESRTHSRSSSETSRGLTEDSILGGKNESGRTESPDNDSAFSDTVSMLSSESSASSGGSGAKPQTLNLQNIHQDDASRIKAEKIRMAMEKIKEANIQKLFVKVFTTDGSAKSLLVDEKMLCSYVTRLLADKNHVKMDPKWAIVEHLPDLYMERFYEDHELLVDNLLLWTRESKNKIYFVERHDKMKLFTQPEHFLLSSTDKSNSVDYDEHSRNMLLEDFFASTNGSLPEVILFQDLLRNTLRNHSVLLQQVEGPLYLKADSKKGWKKYHFVLRASGLYYFPKEKIKSAKDLVCLATFDNNQVYYGVGWRKKYKAPTDYCFAIKHPRLQEPKSTKFIKYLCAEDHVTLEKWIIGMRIAKFGKQLMYNYRALMDELAQEEMDILASARSCSVQSIAVQSIQSNSTTPTQGYSGSEAGYGTASGSEIYSATSEASSSSGRHSRASSSSSSGCMSDGAPSSCENAFDSEFPMGTIKRKPSMKPNLPLTNMTRQLKEVGETRDEIDGILATSPVSYTNTGTLTKRHNRRKSNNSNDDSSNSGTLKRQHSYKTRGSIESMGNRSGNSTPLCGTPVRERVSPFGERTSPFGERPPSASSMRNSPMSPPNGLELSCMTDSITSLPPPPETNGDVINDSPSYQLPPPPPEVYNSNLSLDSLPPPPNPGDLPPMTGCELTGSQLSLMSLPPPPGEDTGTIRRRKDTGSANSSATATPTNVLSPERTPTQGMSPDQTPTHSRLNTPCVSPPSGSNCPTPTQSSPPNGFSPSTRSINNSMYGQSSPIYGQNHDRNLSNGISHHQSPPSYVNPPQYRHSNTLPSSPAFNNNNGLKSSLRQVSLPRQISQNSIASTNSSGSSGNTSVFEQRNSPVNQRKVAFQEPISPKKGNKKISFNLTPQEVPPLPKKPAPPVRSESTKLTSPKKLAEPTKDFLRDLQRVMRKKWQVAQKCKLEPETTPHEVLGFRDPPVLLPDYKEHNVSNWVKEHYGSNVYENVYRDEADAVVEYVSSPMHFSRNDLRSSKRPPPPPPKRSETTHLSTPKTH; this is encoded by the exons GGTCTTGACCCTTCAGCACACCTGAGACCCCTGAATTCCGAGATCGCGGCACCTAGGATAGACAGCTATAGGTTTTCTATGGCCAATCTGGAAGATTCACAAGATGTGGATTTGGATGCCATACTGGGCGAACTTTGCGCACTGGAGACAGTTTGCGATCAAGAAATTGGTCACGCAAGAGAGAGTAAACGATTTTCAG ATGTTCAAAAGTTGTCCCTTCATGAATCTCGAACACACAGTCGATCTTCATCCGAGACCTCCCGCGGATTGACGGAGGATTCGATTCTCGGGGGCAAAAACGAATCTGGAAGAACTGAATCCCCGGACAACGATTCAGCTTTCAGTGATACTGTCTCTATGTTGTCAAGCGAATCCTCGGCAAGTAGTGGAGGAAGTGGGGCCAAGCCACAAACTTTGAATCTTCAAAACATTCATCAG gATGATGCGTCGAGAATAAAAGCCGAAAAGATTCGGATGgcgatggaaaaaattaaagaagccAACATCCAGAAGCTCTTTGTGAAAGTCTTCACAACCGACGGATCCGCTAAGTCGTTATTGGTGGATGAAAAAATGCTGTGTTCCTATGTGACCAGGTTGTTAGCGGATAAAAACCACGTAAAAATGGATCCCAAGTGGGCCATCGTCGAGCATTTGCCAGATCTCTATATGG AGCGGTTTTATGAAGATCATGAACTGCTAGTAGACAATCTTCTCCTGTGGACCAGagaatcgaaaaataaaatttatttcgtcGAGCGGCATGATAAGATGAAACTATTCACCCAACCCGAACATTTCCTCCTCTCTTCAACAGACAAATCTAATTCTGTAGACTACGATGAACATTCGAGAAATATGCTCTTGGAGGACTTTTTTGCATCTACAAATGGCAGCCTTCCGGaggtaattttgtttcaaGACTTACTTCGGAACACGTTGAGAAACCATTCTGTTCTTTTACAACAGGTTGAAGGACCCCTCTACCTCAAAGCTGACTCAAAAAAAGGCTGGAAAAAGTACCATTTCGTGCTGCGGGCCTCAGGACTCTATTATTTTCCCAAAGAAAAGATTAAAAGCGCCAAAGATTTAGTGTGTTTGGCCACTTTTGATAACAATCAG GTTTATTATGGGGTAGGATGGAGAAAGAAATACAAAGCACCGACTGATTATTGCTTTGCAATTAAACATCCAAGACTGCAAGAaccaaaatcaacaaaattcatTAAGTACCTGTGCGCAGAAGACCATGTGACTCTAGAGAAATGGATTATAGGAATGAGAATAGCAAAGTTTGGGAAACAGCTCATGTATAATTACAG GGCTTTAATGGACGAATTGGCACAAGAAGAAATGGACATTTTGGCTAGTGCAAGAAGTTGTTCCGTACAGTCGATCGCAGTTCAGAGCATACAATCAAATAGCACAACTCCAACTCAAGG ATACTCTGGAAGTGAAGCAGGATATGGTACTGCATCTGGAAGCGAGATTTATTCTGCTACAAGTGAAGCGAGTTCGAGTTCTGGACGTCACAGCAGAGCCAGTAGTTCAAGTTCCAGTGGGTGCATGTCCGACGGAGCACCTTCAAGCTGTGAAAATGCTTTTGATTCTGAATTTCCAATGG GcacaataaaacgaaaaccgTCAATGAAACCCAACCTGCCATTAACTAACATGACCAGGCAACTTAAAGAAGTAGGAGAAACTAGAGACGAAATCGATGGTATTTTGGCAACCAGCCCTGTTTCATACACTAATACCGGAACTTTAACTAAAAGGCACAATAg GCGGAAATCGAACAATTCCAATGACGATTCATCTAATAGCGGGACATTAAAACGGCAACACTCTTACAAGACCAGAGGCTCTATTGAGTCCATGGGGAACCGAAGCGGAAATTCTACCCCACTTTGTGGGACTCCTGTTCGCGAGAGAGTTAGCCCGTTTGGAGAAAGAACAAGTCCATTTGGCGAAAGGCCTCCAAGCGCCTCGTCGATGCGGAATTCGCCTATGTCACCTCCGAATGGTTTGGAGTTGTCTTGCATG acTGACTCTATTACATCACTGCCACCACCCCCAGAAACTAACGGCGACGTTATCAACGACTCTCCAAGTTATCAGCTGCCGCCACCTCCGCCGGAAGTTTATAACTCCAATCTCTCTCTTGATAGTCTACCTCCACCGCCTAACCCTGGCGATTTACCGCCGATGACCGGCTGTGAACTAACTGGAAGTCAACTTAGCTTAATGTCGTTGCCTCCTCCTCCGGGTGAAGATACGGGGACCATACGAAGAAGAAAAGATACCGGAAGCGCCAATTCGAGTGCAACGGCAACTCCCACTAATGTTCTAAGTCCTGAAAGGACTCCTACTCAGGGAATGTCCCCCGATCAAACCCCTACACATTCTAGACTGAACACCCCATGCGTGAGTCCTCCATCGGGATCAAATTGTCCCACACCGACTCAGAGCAGCCCACCTAATGGCTTTAGCCCCAGTACTAGAAGTATAAATAATAGTATGTATGGTCAAAGTAGCCCAATTTATGGTCAGAATCATGACAGAAACCTGTCAAATGGGATTAGCCACCACCAATCTCCTCCTTCATATGTTAATCCACCGCAATATAGACATTCTAATACCTTACCATCTAGCCCCgcttttaacaataacaacgGATTGAAATCTTCGTTGAGGCAAGTCTCTTTGCCTAgacaaatatctcaaaatagCATTGCCTCAACTAACAGTAGCGGCTCATCGGGAAATACTTCGGTTTTCGAGCAAAGAAATTCCCCCGTAAATCAAAGGAAAGTGGCCTTTCAGGAGCCTATAAGCCCGAAGAAAGGCAATAAGAAAATTAGCTTCAATCTGACTCCTCAGGAGGTTCCTCCTTTACCGAAAAAACCGGCACCTCCAGTTAGGTCAGAATCTACCAAGCTCACTAGCCCTAAGAAATTGGCAGAACCTACAAAGGATTTTCTGCGTGATTTGCAGAGGGTGATGAGAAAAAAGTGGCAAGTCGCACAAAAGTGCAAGTTGGAACCCGAAACTACACCTCATGAGGTTTTGGGCTTTAGGGATCCTCCAGTATTGCTTCCAGACTATAAGGAACACAACGTCTCCAATTGGGTGAAGGAACATTATGGTTCAAATGTCTACGAAAATGTTTATAGGGATGAAGCAGATGCGGTGGTGGAATATGTTTCATCTCCGATGCATTTTAGTAGGAACGATTTGAGAAGTTCGAAACGACCGCCACCTCCTCCGCCGAAGAGGAGCGAGACAACGCATTTGAGTACGCCTAAGACGCATTGA